One Actinomycetes bacterium genomic region harbors:
- a CDS encoding AAA family ATPase: MPGELRARALVGRDEELAEVRAALEALGRGQGGLLLVTGEAGVGKSRLLAEVRSYAAEAGAAVLPGRAVPGSAPLRPLSEALLAGYRGRPVPEAATLRPFRAALGRLLPAWAPTDGTPGTAGTDLADHGVDAPVVLGEAMLELVAVTGPSAGTVLTLEDLHRADPDTLSVLDHLAVAAGAGPLLVVATARADEPGSALGPRPLAGARRLSLARLPPAAAAAVALDCAHGHPLPADVVEFVVAKADGLPLLVEEVLAGLVETGALVTGAEWTRAGELVAAVPAGLRHLVQTRLDRLDPVARTVVEALAVGGPDVGWRVVAAALGLEEAAVVAAMRAALDVHLLTASDRVTGPATDVDESGGLAWRHDLTREAVLALVLPPERQRLAGALADALVGAGEAGGRWSLVAELRLAAGEPAAAAAALLTEGEHALRRGEALAAVTLLERARDLDPAPPVVRTLVVALTTVGRAADALVAGQPALAAAAGEEHARLCLALARAAVTADRWDDARELVDRSGRAGDPDADAVAADAAFGAGDVAEAERLARAVLAHPAADAVVRCEAWEVLGRCTRVTDLAAAEEQFAAAAQVAAEHGLVAARVRALHSLGTVQLARTGASVALAEARNLAESAGLLATVAAADLVLAEATLLAEGPSAGATAATRAVALATRLGLQDVGAGSALMRAWALALGGDRVGAERDLEVVAPLAALVPDVAAMTHVVRAVHPLLAGDLEGALDRLDPAMDVLARNRAGAPVSAWGLWVLLGTVLADPDDAERRQQTLRDSHASISGTNRAGLLLAEAVSAGRAGDPAAAERLRAEGEVLLAEQPWWRRLLRLLVWRAALADGWGDPVAGLRADLSGHEAAAAGDRLTAGEEALARACRDLLRGAGVTVRRGRSSTPVPPQLRALGVTAREAEVLGMVVDGMTNAEVARRLHLSVRTVDHHVANLLAKTGAANRAGLSRWAPTSTP; this comes from the coding sequence GTGCCGGGAGAGCTGCGGGCGCGGGCCCTCGTCGGCCGTGACGAGGAGCTTGCCGAGGTCCGGGCCGCCCTCGAGGCGCTCGGGCGGGGGCAGGGCGGTCTGCTCCTGGTCACCGGCGAGGCCGGCGTCGGGAAGTCACGCCTGCTGGCCGAGGTGCGGTCGTACGCCGCCGAGGCCGGTGCGGCCGTCCTGCCAGGGCGTGCCGTGCCGGGCTCGGCACCGCTGCGCCCGCTCAGCGAGGCGCTGCTGGCCGGCTACCGCGGCCGGCCGGTGCCCGAGGCCGCGACGCTGCGCCCGTTCCGCGCCGCGCTGGGCCGGCTGCTCCCGGCGTGGGCACCGACCGACGGCACGCCCGGCACCGCCGGCACCGACCTTGCGGACCACGGCGTGGACGCGCCGGTGGTGTTGGGGGAGGCAATGCTCGAGCTGGTCGCGGTGACCGGCCCCTCGGCCGGGACGGTGCTCACGCTCGAGGACCTGCACCGGGCCGACCCGGACACGCTGTCAGTCCTGGACCACCTCGCCGTGGCAGCCGGGGCCGGCCCGCTGCTCGTGGTCGCGACCGCCCGCGCCGACGAGCCGGGCTCCGCCCTCGGGCCGCGCCCGCTGGCCGGGGCCCGCCGGCTCTCGCTCGCGCGGTTGCCACCGGCCGCGGCCGCCGCGGTCGCGCTGGACTGCGCGCACGGGCACCCCCTGCCGGCGGACGTCGTGGAGTTCGTCGTCGCCAAGGCCGACGGCCTGCCGCTGCTCGTCGAGGAGGTCCTGGCCGGCCTGGTCGAGACCGGGGCGCTGGTGACCGGCGCCGAGTGGACCCGGGCCGGTGAGCTGGTCGCGGCGGTGCCGGCCGGCCTGCGGCACCTGGTGCAGACCCGGCTGGACCGGCTCGACCCCGTTGCACGGACCGTCGTCGAGGCGCTCGCGGTCGGCGGGCCGGACGTCGGCTGGCGGGTCGTCGCCGCGGCGCTCGGCCTCGAGGAGGCCGCGGTGGTGGCCGCGATGCGGGCGGCGCTCGACGTGCACCTGCTCACGGCGTCCGACCGGGTCACCGGCCCGGCCACCGACGTCGACGAGTCGGGCGGGCTCGCGTGGCGGCACGACCTGACCCGCGAGGCGGTGCTGGCGCTGGTGCTGCCGCCCGAGCGGCAACGGCTGGCCGGTGCGCTGGCCGACGCGCTCGTCGGTGCGGGGGAGGCGGGCGGGCGGTGGTCCCTGGTCGCCGAGCTGCGGCTGGCCGCCGGGGAGCCGGCTGCGGCCGCCGCCGCACTGCTGACCGAGGGGGAGCACGCGCTGCGCAGGGGGGAGGCCTTGGCGGCGGTGACCCTCCTCGAGCGGGCCCGCGACCTCGACCCGGCGCCGCCGGTGGTCCGCACCCTGGTCGTGGCGCTGACCACGGTCGGCCGCGCGGCTGACGCGCTGGTGGCCGGGCAGCCGGCCCTGGCCGCGGCCGCCGGCGAGGAGCACGCCCGGCTCTGCCTGGCGCTCGCGCGCGCGGCGGTCACCGCCGACCGCTGGGACGACGCACGCGAGCTGGTCGACCGGTCCGGGCGCGCCGGCGACCCGGACGCCGACGCGGTCGCCGCCGACGCGGCCTTCGGCGCCGGCGACGTGGCCGAGGCGGAGCGGCTGGCCCGCGCGGTGCTGGCACACCCGGCCGCCGACGCGGTCGTCCGGTGCGAGGCCTGGGAGGTGCTGGGGCGGTGCACCCGGGTGACCGACCTGGCGGCTGCGGAGGAGCAGTTCGCCGCCGCCGCGCAGGTCGCAGCCGAGCACGGCCTGGTCGCCGCCCGGGTCCGCGCACTGCACAGCCTGGGCACGGTGCAGCTCGCCCGGACCGGGGCGTCGGTCGCCCTGGCCGAGGCACGGAACCTCGCCGAGTCGGCCGGCCTGCTCGCGACCGTCGCAGCCGCCGACCTGGTGCTCGCCGAGGCGACGCTGCTCGCCGAGGGTCCGTCAGCCGGCGCGACCGCGGCCACCCGCGCCGTGGCACTGGCGACCCGGCTCGGTCTGCAGGACGTGGGTGCCGGCTCGGCCCTGATGCGGGCCTGGGCGCTGGCGCTGGGAGGTGACCGGGTCGGCGCCGAGCGTGACCTGGAGGTGGTCGCCCCCCTCGCCGCCCTGGTGCCCGACGTGGCCGCGATGACCCACGTGGTGCGGGCGGTGCACCCGCTGCTCGCCGGTGACCTGGAGGGCGCGCTGGACCGGCTCGACCCGGCCATGGACGTGCTCGCGCGCAACCGGGCCGGGGCCCCGGTCTCGGCCTGGGGGCTGTGGGTGCTCCTGGGCACGGTGCTCGCCGACCCGGACGACGCCGAGCGCAGGCAGCAGACCTTGCGTGACTCCCACGCGTCGATCTCGGGCACCAACCGGGCCGGGCTGCTCCTGGCGGAGGCGGTGTCGGCCGGCCGGGCGGGCGACCCGGCGGCGGCCGAGCGGCTGCGCGCCGAGGGCGAGGTGCTGCTCGCGGAGCAGCCCTGGTGGCGGCGCCTGCTCCGGCTCCTGGTCTGGCGGGCCGCGCTGGCCGACGGCTGGGGCGACCCGGTCGCCGGCCTGCGGGCCGACCTGTCCGGCCACGAGGCGGCGGCCGCCGGCGACCGCCTCACCGCCGGAGAGGAGGCGCTGGCGAGGGCGTGCCGCGACCTGCTGCGTGGGGCCGGCGTCACCGTGCGGCGCGGCCGCTCCTCGACGCCGGTCCCGCCGCAGCTGCGGGCGCTGGGCGTCACCGCCCGCGAGGCCGAGGTCCTCGGGATGGTCGTGGACGGGATGACCAACGCCGAGGTGGCCCGGCGGCTGCACCTGTCCGTCCGCACGGTCGACCACCATGTGGCCAACCTGCTGGCGAAGACCGGTGCAGCCAACCGGGCCGGGCTCAGCCGGTGGGCACCGACGTCGACGCCGTGA
- a CDS encoding glycosyltransferase: MRILFTSTAGLGHVHPLLPFVRAAQARGDDVRLAIPTGAQPAAAGFGVPLVPTGVPVPAEAGPFWAALFEQADQDSYVIGRWFGGLCTRAALPAVHAEVEAWAPDLVVSEAAEVAGPLCAELAGIPHVTVGCTALAGPGYVSAVLVAEVNTARRMLGLPETDEVPWDRATTTYVTAVPQVLWGSPDEVPAGTRLVRHEDPEGPVHVEVPAPREPGRRPTVYATLGSAAPGFASAADAYAAVLAGLGRLDADVLFTVGSFDLSAVGPVPANVRVESYVAQSVAMACDVVVSHGGSGTTIAALTRGIPQVVVPLFADQPHNAARIAAAGIGEAVDVRSAAETLAPAVERVLGDVSYHRAAGRVACDLAALPTPADVLADLIPVAVH; this comes from the coding sequence GTGCGCATCCTGTTCACCTCCACCGCAGGGCTGGGCCACGTCCACCCGCTGCTGCCGTTCGTCCGCGCCGCGCAGGCTCGTGGCGACGACGTCCGGCTTGCCATCCCGACCGGCGCCCAGCCGGCGGCGGCCGGCTTCGGCGTCCCGCTCGTGCCGACCGGCGTCCCTGTCCCGGCCGAGGCCGGACCCTTCTGGGCGGCCCTCTTCGAGCAGGCCGACCAGGACAGCTACGTCATCGGCCGCTGGTTCGGCGGCCTGTGCACCCGGGCCGCGCTGCCCGCCGTCCACGCGGAGGTCGAGGCGTGGGCGCCCGACCTCGTCGTCAGCGAGGCGGCGGAGGTCGCCGGCCCGCTGTGCGCCGAGCTGGCCGGCATCCCGCACGTGACGGTGGGCTGCACCGCCCTGGCCGGCCCCGGCTACGTCTCCGCGGTGCTGGTGGCCGAGGTCAACACCGCCCGCCGGATGCTCGGCCTGCCCGAGACCGACGAGGTGCCCTGGGACCGGGCGACCACCACCTACGTCACGGCCGTCCCGCAGGTGCTCTGGGGCTCGCCCGACGAGGTGCCGGCCGGCACCCGGCTGGTCCGCCACGAGGACCCCGAGGGCCCGGTGCACGTCGAGGTCCCCGCGCCGCGGGAGCCCGGTCGCCGGCCGACCGTCTACGCCACGCTGGGCAGCGCGGCACCGGGCTTCGCGTCGGCGGCGGACGCCTACGCCGCCGTGCTCGCCGGCCTCGGCCGGCTCGACGCTGACGTGCTCTTCACCGTCGGCTCGTTCGACCTGAGCGCTGTCGGCCCGGTGCCGGCCAACGTCCGGGTCGAGTCGTACGTCGCCCAGTCGGTCGCGATGGCCTGCGACGTCGTGGTGAGTCACGGCGGCAGCGGTACCACGATCGCGGCGCTGACGCGGGGAATCCCGCAGGTGGTCGTCCCGCTCTTCGCCGACCAGCCGCACAACGCGGCCCGCATCGCGGCAGCGGGGATCGGCGAGGCGGTGGACGTGCGCTCGGCTGCCGAGACGCTCGCCCCCGCGGTCGAGAGGGTGCTCGGCGACGTGTCGTACCACCGGGCAGCCGGCCGGGTCGCCTGCGACCTCGCCGCCCTGCCCACGCCGGCCGACGTGCTGGCGGACCTGATCCCGGTCGCGGTTCACTGA
- a CDS encoding AzlD domain-containing protein — MSTWTVVLLAGLATLAIRLVPVAVLSTRPAPAWLERVGPLTAPVAFAALGASSITGAAAGGPAELVPLLAAVAVAGVVARRTRSTSWAVATGMVTLWAGVALVAYGG, encoded by the coding sequence ATGAGCACCTGGACCGTCGTCCTGCTGGCCGGCCTGGCCACCCTCGCGATCCGGCTGGTGCCGGTGGCCGTGCTGTCGACCCGCCCGGCGCCGGCCTGGCTGGAGCGGGTCGGCCCCCTGACCGCGCCGGTGGCGTTCGCCGCGCTCGGCGCCTCCTCGATCACCGGCGCGGCGGCCGGCGGGCCGGCCGAGCTGGTCCCGCTGCTCGCCGCGGTGGCGGTGGCCGGGGTCGTCGCGCGACGTACCCGCTCGACCTCCTGGGCCGTCGCCACCGGCATGGTGACGCTCTGGGCAGGCGTCGCGCTCGTCGCCTACGGGGGCTGA
- a CDS encoding AzlC family ABC transporter permease → MTTTALAPAAPGHASTAPRSTPAEGVDRAAGRRAFLDGVRAMLPLLAGVAPFGLVIGVTVAEAGVPHLAGWSLSWLVYAGSAQLAAVGLLGGSASAAVVVASVAVINLRVGLYGAALAPHWRGTSWWWRVLAGYLLIDPSFAVGSQSYDGSRSARLAHRHYLGGALVLWAGWLTVTGLGVTVGAVLPSALHLESIGPLYIVALVVLSVRTKATWVAVSVATVTAVGASLLPLHLGPAVGMMAGLLAGSIVLRRTA, encoded by the coding sequence ATGACCACCACTGCGCTCGCCCCCGCGGCCCCGGGCCACGCCTCGACCGCTCCCCGGTCCACGCCTGCCGAGGGCGTCGACCGAGCGGCCGGCCGCCGCGCCTTCCTCGACGGGGTGCGGGCGATGCTGCCGCTGCTAGCCGGCGTGGCGCCGTTCGGTCTGGTCATCGGGGTGACCGTCGCCGAGGCCGGCGTCCCGCACCTGGCCGGTTGGTCGCTGTCCTGGCTGGTCTACGCCGGTAGCGCGCAGCTGGCGGCGGTCGGGCTGCTCGGCGGCAGCGCGTCGGCGGCGGTCGTCGTGGCCAGCGTGGCCGTGATCAACCTGCGGGTCGGCCTCTACGGCGCCGCGCTCGCCCCGCACTGGCGGGGCACCAGCTGGTGGTGGCGGGTGCTCGCCGGCTACCTGCTGATCGACCCGTCGTTCGCCGTCGGCAGCCAGTCCTACGACGGCTCGCGGTCGGCCCGGCTCGCGCACCGGCACTATCTCGGCGGCGCGCTCGTGCTCTGGGCCGGCTGGCTGACCGTCACCGGTCTCGGGGTGACCGTCGGCGCCGTCCTGCCGTCGGCCCTGCACCTGGAGTCGATCGGCCCGCTCTACATCGTGGCGCTGGTCGTGCTCAGCGTCCGGACGAAGGCGACCTGGGTCGCCGTCAGCGTCGCGACAGTCACCGCGGTCGGCGCCTCGCTGCTGCCCCTGCACCTGGGCCCGGCCGTCGGCATGATGGCCGGCCTGCTCGCCGGCTCGATCGTCCTGAGGAGGACCGCATGA
- a CDS encoding sigma-70 family RNA polymerase sigma factor, whose translation MGPGTVETVSHQDVQWAETLRRIRAFVTSRTGDPELAADITQDVVVRSIASGALDRVDDVTAWLYRSARNALIDHYRTRRPHGELPDLDLWPDPETSTDLPNEATRELARCLQPLLDRLPPESRDALTRVDLEGQTHQQAADQLDISVSGMKSRVQRARRRLKDQVTGCCPVELDRSGAVIGYRAPGDGCNCGS comes from the coding sequence ATGGGCCCAGGCACCGTCGAGACCGTCTCCCACCAGGACGTCCAGTGGGCCGAGACCCTGCGCCGGATCCGGGCATTCGTGACCAGTCGGACAGGCGATCCCGAGCTCGCGGCCGACATCACCCAGGACGTCGTCGTCCGCAGCATCGCCTCCGGGGCGCTGGACCGGGTCGACGACGTCACCGCATGGCTCTACCGCTCGGCCCGCAACGCCCTGATCGACCACTACCGCACCCGCCGGCCGCACGGTGAGCTGCCCGACCTGGACCTGTGGCCGGACCCTGAGACGTCCACGGACCTGCCCAACGAGGCGACCCGGGAGCTCGCCCGCTGCCTGCAGCCGCTGCTGGATCGGCTGCCGCCGGAGTCGCGCGACGCGCTGACCCGGGTGGACCTGGAGGGGCAGACCCACCAGCAGGCCGCTGACCAGCTCGACATCTCGGTGTCCGGTATGAAGTCGCGCGTCCAACGAGCCCGTCGCCGACTCAAGGACCAGGTCACCGGCTGCTGCCCGGTCGAGCTGGACCGTTCCGGCGCGGTCATCGGCTACCGAGCGCCGGGGGACGGCTGCAACTGCGGCTCCTGA
- a CDS encoding ArsI/CadI family heavy metal resistance metalloenzyme, producing MTSSRLQLALNVSDLGVAVERYTAVFGQGPSKERPGYANFLLSDPPLKLVLFENPHGTSALNHLGVELGSADDVRAAAEQFAARGLAHSVAESDVCCHARQDKVWVDVPDVPLGAWEFYTVLDDDPAPDVRSDSLCCATPDSAAGPCCE from the coding sequence ATGACCTCCAGCCGCCTGCAGCTCGCGCTCAACGTCTCGGACCTCGGCGTTGCCGTCGAGCGCTACACGGCCGTGTTCGGACAGGGTCCGAGCAAGGAGCGACCCGGCTATGCCAACTTCCTGCTGAGCGACCCACCGCTCAAGCTCGTGCTCTTCGAGAATCCGCACGGGACGTCTGCGCTCAACCACCTGGGTGTCGAGCTCGGTTCTGCCGACGACGTCCGGGCCGCCGCGGAGCAGTTCGCCGCCCGCGGGCTGGCCCACTCGGTGGCCGAGTCGGACGTGTGCTGCCACGCCAGGCAGGACAAGGTCTGGGTGGACGTGCCGGACGTCCCCCTCGGAGCCTGGGAGTTCTACACCGTCCTCGACGACGACCCGGCGCCGGACGTCCGCTCGGACAGCCTGTGCTGCGCCACCCCGGACTCGGCAGCTGGGCCTTGTTGTGAGTGA